The Dendropsophus ebraccatus isolate aDenEbr1 chromosome 10, aDenEbr1.pat, whole genome shotgun sequence genome has a segment encoding these proteins:
- the LOC138766318 gene encoding loricrin-like, whose product MSRSAPVRALLCWTALLCAHNVASQQLFCRSPSYVPTGPTDVAAAYPVCDGKPGYIQISGGSSSQSSGGSMSGGGSLQSVQANIQHTNTIIRGGSMQSSSGTFSSGGGGGGGGGGGGAFVQGSSGGGGGGGGGGGGGGGGGGGSSQIIAVGGLVPSRGGSSGGTGGGSFIQSSISSSGSSGGGGGGGGSFSHISGGGGGGSSFSSGGGSKISGGGGSSFSGGSGGQFSGGSGGQFSGGSGGQFSGGSGGQFSGGSGGQFSGGSGGQFSGGSGGQFPGGSGGQFSGGSGGQFSGGSGGSFSGGSGGQLSGGSGGQFSSGSGGSFSGGSGGQFSGGSGGSFSGGSGQQIRGSSTGIGGSLGTGVGSNQIPKLPAGINPNDVPVSPGCDKKNLQPGQESHNTGGSGNTGVNTGGNTGGFSQISQTHGGGSTGTGGGTGTGGTGGGFSQISQSHGSGSSNSGGSGAQGGGFSQISQSHGSGSSNSGGSGAQGGGFSQISQSHSGGSSQIHQGSSGGSVHQGGTSGGSFSQSQQSQHQGSIQQISQQSG is encoded by the exons ATGAGCCGCTCCGCTCCAGTCCGGGCCCTCCTCTGCTGGACCGCCCTGCTATGTGCACACA ATGTCGCTTCACAACAGTTGTTTTGTAGAAGCCCAAGTTATGTCCCAACTGGTCCTACAG ATGTTGCTGCCGCATATCCGGTGTGTGATGGGAAGCCAGGCTACATCCAGATTTCCGGCGGCTCCTCTA GTCAATCTTCGGGAGGATCCATGAGTGGTGGCGGGAGCTTACAGTCTGTGCAAGCCAACATCCAACACACCAACACAATTATCCGAGGAGGCAGCATGCAAAGCAGTAGTGGCACCTTTTCAtctggaggtggtggaggaggaggaggcggtggTGGAGGAGCATTTGTCCAGGGCagttctggaggaggaggaggaggaggaggaggaggaggaggaggggggggaggaggaggcggaaGTTCACAAATTATTGCAGTTGGAGGTTTGGTGCCATCACGTGGAGGAAGCAGCGGTGGAACAGGTGGAGGTTCTTTCATCCAGAGCAGCATCTCATCTTCTGGctccagtggtggtggtggaggaggaggaggttcaTTTAGCCACatttcaggaggaggaggaggcggaagTTCATTCTCATCTGGAGGGGGAAGCAAAATCTCCGGTGGAGGTGGAAGTTCATTCTCTGGTGGAAGTGGAGGCCAGTTTTCTGGTGGAAGTGGAGGCCAGTTCTCTGGTGGAAGTGGAGGCCAGTTCTCTGGTGGAAGTGGAGGCCAGTTCTCTGGTGGAAGTGGAGGCCAGTTCTCTGGTGGAAGTGGAGGCCAGTTCTCTGGAGGAAGTGGAGGCCAGTTCCCTGGAGGAAGTGGAGGCCAATTCTCCGGTGGAAGTGGAGGCCAGTTCTCTGGTGGAAGTGGTGGTTCATTCTCTGGTGGAAGTGGAGGCCAACTCTCTGGTGGAAGTGGAGGCCAATTCTCCAGTGGAAGTGGTGGTTCATTCTCTGGTGGAAGTGGAGGCCAATTCTCCGGTGGAAGTGGTGGTTCATTCTCTGGTGGATCTGGACAGCAGATTCGTGGAAGTAGCACTGGAATAGGAGGCTCCTTGGGCACTGGAGTTGGCAGTAATCAAATACCTAAGCTACCAG CTGGAATAAACCCAAACGATGTTCCTGTGTCCCCCGGATGTGATAAAAAGAATCTACAAC ccggCCAAGAATCCCACAATACTGGAGGGTCTGGAAACACCGGTGTTAATACTGGTGGAAATACTGGTGGTTTCTCCCAGATCTCACAAACCCATGGTGGAGGATCTACAGGAACTGGTGGCGGTACAGGAACAGGAGGAACCGGAGGTGGATTCTCACAGATCTCCCAATCCCATGGGTCAGGATCATCAAATAGCGGAGGTTCTGGAGCACAAGGAGGTGGATTCTCACAGATCTCCCAATCCCATGGGTCAGGATCATCAAATAGCGGAGGTTCTGGAGCACAAGGAGGTGGATTCTCACAGATCTCTCAGTCCCATAGTGGAGGATCCTCCCAAATCCATCAGGGCTCAAGTGGAGGATCAGTACATCAAGGAGGTACCAGTGGTGGAAGCTTCTCCCAAAGCCAACAGTCCCAACATCAAG GTTCTATACAACAAATCTCCCAGCAGTCTGGGTGA